From one Anopheles cruzii chromosome 3, idAnoCruzAS_RS32_06, whole genome shotgun sequence genomic stretch:
- the LOC128270095 gene encoding uncharacterized protein LOC128270095 → MVPGTAVESFPEPVCGQIAQMLDNCFHNSTPNIAVELLYSVQIPETIEQISSRCLLFNRGMECVQRYLDICVDTKERTIIDNEVYGAKRLYEFLCRDRAFQQEFLWHKGCFRHVHHDLDDCSKNFVTILKEEVTKTTQQSFNLQYMHFCCARYAYENCVYNSARYKCKPDSALFLRRIARLLSTDRHFLNCDKIENEICSSAWTPAVIDDWHLVLGTVLLLLIPRVVRLITPP, encoded by the exons ATGG TGCCCGGCACCGCCGTGGAGTCCTTCCCCGAGCCCGTGTGCGGACAGATAGCGCAGATGCTCGACAACTGTTTTCACAACTCGACCCCCAACATAGCGGTGGAGTTGCTGTACAGTGTGCAGATCCCCGAAACTATCGAGCAAATCAGCAGCCGGTGCCT GTTGTTCAACCGCGGCATGGAGTGCGTTCAGCGATATCTGGACATTTGTGTGGACACCAAGGAGCGGACGATCATCGACAACGAAGTGTACGGCGCAAAGCGGCTGTACGAGTTTCTGTGCCGCGATCGAGCCTTCCAGCAGG AGTTTCTCTGGCATAAAGGGTGCTTCCGGCACGTGCACCACGATCTCGATGATTGCTCGAAAAACTTTGTCACCATCCTGAAGGAGGAAGTCACCAAAACCACGCAACAGTCGTTCAACCTACAGTACATGCACTTCTGTTG CGCCCGGTATGCGTACGAAAACTGCGTGTACAACAGCGCCCGGTACAAGTGTAAGCCGGACTCGGCCCTGTTCCTACGGCGCATCGCCCGCCTACTGTCAACGGACCGCCACTTTTTGAACTGTgataaaatcgaaaacgaaatctGCTCCTCCGCGTGGACGCCAGCCGTCATTGACGACTGGCATCTGGTTCTGGGgacggtgctgttgttgctgataCCGCGTGTGGTACGCCTGATCACGCCGCCGTAG
- the LOC128270096 gene encoding uncharacterized protein LOC128270096 produces MSWKYEILAYLVCVLWAVHHPLSRAAVPEPACGRISQMLDNCFNNFTPTVAVEALHTVKIPESLEEINNRCLLFNRGMECVQHYLKECVNARQRKIIENEVYGAQKLYEFLCYDRTFQSEFLRHKSCFHLVHPEWDLCSNQFVRVLKDEMDRTTSQSIDAQYVHFCCARYAYETCVYSSARFICRQDSALFLRRIAKILSIDRHFLNCDKIENELCSGAPGMSWLLRASGQFIGVAAIAVLRLLG; encoded by the exons ATGAGCTGGAAATACGAAATATTGGCTTACCTTGTTTGTGTGCTGTGGGCAG TCCATCACCCGCTTTCAAGGGCTGCCGTTCCGGAACCGGCATGTGGTCGAATCTCGCAGATGTTAGACAATTGTTTCAACAACTTCACACCAACGGTTGCGGTGGAGGCGCTCCACACGGTTAAGATTCCGGAATCGTTAGAGGAAATCAACAACCGCTGCTT GCTATTTAACCGGGGCATGGAATGCGTTCAGCATTACCTGAAGGAATGCGTGAATGCACGTCAGCGTAAAATCATCGAGAACGAAGTCTACGGTGCCCAAAAGCTGTACGAGTTCCTGTGCTACGACCGCACATTCCAAAGTG AGTTTTTGCGCCACAAGAGCTGCTTCCATCTCGTTCATCCGGAGTGGGACTTGTGCTCGAATCAGTTCGTTCGCGTGTTGAAAGACGAAATGGATCGCACCACCAGCCAGTCGATTGACGCACAGTACGTGCACTTTTGCTG CGCAAGGTACGCGTATGAAACCTGCGTCTACAGCAGTGCACGGTTCATTTGCAGGCAGGACTCGGCCCTGTTTTTACGCAGGATCGCCAAAATACTGTCCATCGATCGGCACTTTTTGAACTGTgataaaatcgaaaacgaGCTTTGTTCCGGCGCCCCGGGAATGAGCTGGTTATTGCGAGCTTCTGGGCAGTTCATCGGGGTGGCAGCTATCGCGGTGCTACGCTTACTTGGTTAG
- the LOC128270098 gene encoding mucin-19-like: protein MTPSPELGQPKAPDKAGDEQRRSTVASEDRGATFDLPTGVTTEMAGGDESNSLQDSSATNTAISGSSSSKVTTMNTTTAAPASTIVVVPPVISTMAMSAAATTTTSSTPATVVKVSSSQSSATATTAPVATNGSKNGSSSATTIVNNNKDHTQPSSSSSSAQEPFATMNEDALKALLDEAITYKCPKDREHKSATFNELLSKTEREDQEQNFSFTSRPVHHSKRSSGRPTQGGSLQDLPEATKQEYGYSSEYYAVSSYSSRRSGGGGTSGVGGGGGVGGSGSSHGGAGSRSKRQISSVSSRQREGGSLPSNVNQTISEQPFLNEVRRPLKSTSVKSSSKNNDYGALLQSAPLNAIAASDAGSCSWVATSAEESQLSTAAGAGSGAAGDGGPLSDARSGAASSTAAHTIINMSELGVVDDGPPLGGTVTGHNPLQQLCMFVSQNNHYENSADDKEMMVGVTGTVGVGSNGSISIGGTASCSGGSAALGGTPGAGSVSATSATLTSYCGSTQSGGSATGCATDLYGGNGGGNSSTSSNCSSSSSNSGGGGGVASSGTSSLSSTKKTFCYPTQQYTAEACLDIGQSCRATRPTSVHHVDKTVSLPMLEQIQLGSSYPAVKCMIDSSSKVDQSTIKSVLSSGNQFMSTTRSSLAYPMVQQKFDENANSVSQFGGGGGGGVGTSGGLAGSSSSGGAGAQLGTGGGSGSKKYRKPKSDRNTVVVVPENIIGYRGQSSDIEALVSYIENQGAVSSSNGGGGEAGLAVTYGESGNGNVGTRGGDASTAAGGGPAEGDKPKRKNEKKRDRTAAAAGVAKLKKSNSLEELSSCSRKKVEEENTRQNHVEKARAQETDPAITLRTSKSQKKQTQSTTAAAPATAQGTSGGGGSKDGAGGGKQQRAERRSWGTEELNFFAGGGTHSVEEPVPLAPPSTASSTAAAAAAAAAGGGGKGSGGRKDKKEAKEHPPVVVGSSVDSNAAITASQQAGGRKRDSLRMSIESLSSFGTTGGGSIAGTEASDFHVVTKKKKTKKKVTGSGVAGGGTEDGNGFGGNGPSNRRHPNQNVAPGAYGGRGGANNGSSATAAAAAGGVKFQASNHFIAHREVYMSNDVSRRKSTSSVPPSEKSDTSDADSVYSLPIETTSSTSRKQQKAPKKQQQNNNTSHQQRQQQGGATTTPQSYAEIARIPNTTTHEKSAAVATGAGVDCGGWPSVSSSSQTEAGRSLTATAGAGTGGPGGGGSSNLLQDLNSSVAFPQLVAESQQYHAPHYHTHNHQPVPQQPLLAHPPYAGAGGSPSGNSASVAPVAPAVATNSVAPRATYSQSLLTAVNNTGAGCGDESTKTTGVTASSVALSAAPAAATGNGVTSPGGGAIITSELHNGPSNNGAAAGPDTVKGGGGGGGVLHKSKSVDNNDICYSNEHYPALEVRTIKGTGSSKSVASKAIGNPAGGLSFGQVAAATAAAATAIINHSPATNSVVASTTASGTTASASTKKGKAKKEQKEASNNLATELDTVSGTCDATANNSVPHVQMDTETILPFDTRSPMNGSGVSSIQFMQAPHQSGTGAAANAAAVSSSTSTAPASSGGGGGGRRHKKEKQSNTAATAASAGKLGAATPVPRSGTTATSSNATAQENRNRPPVIMMNDSEPKSNKFPFGFSNDYELLFGDFSEEDCRKLLDGSPPPTTECFASASGATSSQKSKGPKVAGPASGIFTSTIASGSSSEVANATHELTKVAPPPVAVASSVVPTVDTDNNCTNQPPPASSSVFPASSSYQKPSAAVSVATSTPQVPHYPPEATETPPPLAVDPATAAVAAASLFHQPPPAVLLHSMYTQPPPSLPSLPRHNQYALPPPTVIAATTTTPMPTGSGAVKELHGAAAAPVTLPTPPTVTVVAVPPAGHLITVPPPALPPMAAVLLPTTPTATAVVLPVVPATVPTGAAVPLPLPAPIPAAIVAADVVNNNTLAGPGTATHPHQQQHQQLLINKHVMTIHNNVNNITTNSVTQTYHAAQQQQQQQQQQAAAAAAAITGPPATAEASAQTTPSPPVAFEAKSTISVSSTQPPAAASVVVRREKMKEINLRFIAPEQVHTTEYNHDKIVFFVGTAWEDAICGNNGTAKYYEGQ, encoded by the exons ATGACTCCTTCGCCAGAACTCGGACAGCCAAAGGCACCCGATAAAGCTGGCGATGAGCAGCGGAGAAGTACCGTGGCATCGGAAGATCGTGGTGCTACCTTCGACCTACCGACCGGCGTAACAACCGAGATGGCGGGCGGTGATGAATCCAACTCGTTACAAGATTCGAGCGCCACGAACACGGcaatcagcggcagcagcagcagcaaagtgaCGACGATGAACACCACTACGGCGGCGCCAGCCTCAACGATCGTTGTTGTCCCACCGGTAATCAGCACGATGGCCATGTCTGCGGCCGCTACTACCACAACTTCCAGTACACCGGCAACCGTTGTCAAAGTGTCATCGTCACAATCATccgcaacggcaacgacggcgCCCGTCGCTACCAATGGCAGTAAAAATGGTTCGtcatcggccaccaccattgtcaacaacaacaaagatCATACGCAaccctcatcatcatcatcatctgcacAGGAGCCG TTTGCAACTATGAACGAAGACGCGCTGAAGGCATTGCTGGATGAAGCGATCACATACAAGTGCCCTAAGGATCGTGAACACAAGAGTGCTACATTCAAC GAACTGTTGAGCAAGACGGAGCGCGAAGATCAAGAGCAGAACTTTTCCTTCACCAGCCGCCCCGTGCATCACAGCAAGCGatcctccggccggccaacgcAGGGCGGCTCGCTGCAGGATCTCCCGGAGGCGACCAAGCAGGAGTACGGCTACAGTAGCGAGTACTACGCCGTCTCCAGTTACTCCTCCCGGcggtcgggcggcggcggtaccaGTGGTGTaggcggcggtggaggtgtGGGCGGCAGTGGAAGCTCCCACGGGGGTGCCGGGTCCCGATCGAAGCGTCAGATCTCGTCGGTTTCGTCGCGACAGCGCGAAGGTGGCAGCCTGCCCAGCAACGTCAACCAAACGATTAGCGAGCAGCCGTTCCTGAACGAGGTTCGCCGTCCGCTGAAGTCCACTTCGGTGAAGTCTTCCTCGAAAAACAACGACTACGGAGCGTTGTTGCAGTCAGCTCCGCTGAACGCGATCGCGGCCAGTGATGCTGGGTCGTGTAGCTGGGTCGCCACCAGCGCTGAGGAATCTCAACTATCAACAGCTGCCGGCGCCGGtagcggagctgctggcgaCGGTGGCCCGCTCTCGGACGCACGATCAGGAGCCGCGTCATCGACAGCGGCGCACACAATCATCAACATGAGCGAATTGGGTGTGGTGGACGACGGACCGCCGCTTGGTGGCACGGTCACCGGGCACAATCCGCTGCAACAG ttgtgtatgtttgtgtCCCAGAACAATCACTACGAAAACAGTGCGGACGACAAGGAGATGATGGTCGGTGTCACGGGCACTGTCGGTGTCGGTAGCAacggcagcatcagcatcggAGGAACGGCGTCCTGTAGCGGCGGCTCCGCAGCACTCGGCGGAACACCCGGCGCTGGCAGTGTTTCGGCTACCTCTGCGACACTCACGTCGTACTGTGGCTCGACCCAAAGCGGAGGATCAGCGACCGGTTGCGCCACCGATCTGTACGGTGGCAATGGCGgaggcaacagcagcaccagcagcaactgtagcagtagcagcagcaacagcggtggtggtggtggtgttgcctCTAGCGGCACGTCGTCGCTATCGTCAACCAAGAAAACGTTCTGCTACCCAACGCAACAGTACACGGCCGAAGCGTGCCTCGACATTGGCCAGTCGTGCCGGGCGACGCGACCCACGTCCGTGCATCACGTCGACAAGACGGTTTCGCTGCCGATGCTTGAGCAGATCCAGCTCGGTTCATCCTATCCCGCGGTCAAGTGTATGATCGACAGCAGTAGCAAGGTCGATCAGTCGACGATCAAATCGGTGCTGTCGTCGGGCAATCAGTTCATGTCAACCACACGCAGCAGTCTCGCCTACCCGATGGTACAG CAAAAGTTTGACGAGAACGCCAACTCGGTGTCACAGTTcggcggaggtggcggagGGGGCGTCGGAACGAGCGGTGGCCTAGCCGGGTCGTCATCTAgcggcggcgctggtgctCAGCTCGGtaccggtggcggcagtggcagtaAGAAATACCGGAAGCCCAAATCGGACCGCAACacggtcgtggtggtgcccgAGAACATTATCGGCTACCGGGGGCAGAGCAGTGACATAGAGGCTCTCGTGAGCTACATCGAGAACCAGGGTGCGGTCAGCAGTagcaacggtggtggcggcgaggCCGGACTGGCTGTCACATATGGAGAAAGCGGGAACGGGAATGTCGGAACACGGGGCGGAGACGCTTCgactgccgccggtggtggtccggctGAGGGTGACAAACCGAAGCGAAAGAACGAGAAGAAACGGGACCGaactgcggcggcggcaggcgtGGCCAAGCTGAAGAAGAGCAACTCGCTCGAGGAACTgagcagctgcagccggaAGAAGGTGGAAGAGGAGAACACGCGACAGAACCATGTCGAAAAGGCGAGAGCCCAGGAAACCGATCCGGCCATCACGCTACGTACGAGTAAAtcgcaaaagaaacaaacccAATCGACGACAGCAGCGGCCCCGGCGACGGCCCAGGGAACCTCAGGAGGTGGAGGATCGAAGGATGGCGCAGGCGGTGGCAAGCAACAGCGTGCCGAGCGTCGTTCGTGGGGCACGGAGGAACTGAACTTtttcgccggcggcggaacgCACTCGGTAGAAGAACCGGTTCCGCTGGCGCCGCCATCCACAGCATCCagcaccgctgctgccgccgccgccgccgccgctggtggtggtggcaaggGAAGTGGTGGTCGCAAGGATAAAAAAGAGGCCAAAGAGCaccctccggtggtggtggggtcaTCGGTAGATTCGAACGCCGCCATCACCGCAAGCCAGCAGGCGGGCGGCAGAAAGCGGGATTCGTTGCGTATGTCGATAGAGTCACTTTCATCGTTCGgtaccaccggcggcggaagtaTTGCAGGGACGGAGGCATCGGACTTTCACGTTGTGactaagaagaaaaaaaccaagaagAAGGTCACGGGTAGCggtgtggccggtggtggtacgGAAGATGGTAATGGTTTCGGAGGTAACGGTCCCTCAAATCGACGCCATCCGAATCAAAACGTTGCCCCCGGTGCTTACGGCGGTCGCGGTGGTGCCAACAACGGCAgttctgccaccgccgccgctgctgctggtggtgtcaAGTTTCAGGCTAGCAATCATTTTATAGCCCACCGGGAGGTGTACATGAGCAACGATGTGTCGCGTCGGAAATCCACCTCGTCCGTGCCACCGTCGGAGAAGTCGGACACCAGCGATGCCGACTCCGTGTACTCGTTACCGATCGAGACCACATCGAGCACTTCGCGCAAGCAGCAAAAAGCGCCGAAGAAACAgcaacagaacaacaacactAGTCatcaacagcggcagcagcaaggtGGTGCGACGACCACACCCCAATCGTACGCGGAAATCGCTCGAATTCCCAACACGACGACGCACGAGAAGAGTGCTGCAGTCGCCACCGGCGCAGGCGTGGATTGTGGTGGATGGCCGTCAGTCAGTAGCAGCAGTCAGACGGAGGCGGGCAGAAGTCTAACTGCCACCGCAGGAGCTGGCACgggtggtcccggtggtggaggcAGTAGCAATCTGCTGCAAGATCTCAACTCGTCGGTGGCCTTTCCACAGCTAGTCGCAGAATCGCAGCAATACCATGCCCCGCACTATCACACTCATAATCACCAGCCTGTCCCTCAGCAGCCGCTCCTTGCCCATCCACCGTACGCCGGCGCTGGAGGCAGCCCTTCCGGCAACAGCGCTTCGGTGGCTCCCGTTGCTCCCGCTGTGGCCACCAATAGCGTTGCTCCTCGTGCGACTTACTCTCAAAGTTTGCTGACGGCCGTAAACAACACCGGTGCCGGATGTGGCGATGagtcaacaaaaacaaccggCGTAACCGCATCATCCGTTGCGCTGTCCGCTGCTCCGGCAGCCGCAACAGGTAATGGCGTCACcagccccggtggcggcgccaTCATTACGAGCGAGTTGCACAACGGACCGTCCAACAATGGCGCTGCCGCAGGACCGGATACCGTcaaaggtggtggtggtggcggcggtgtccTTCACAAGTCCAAAAGCGTCGACAATAACGATATTTGCTACTCGAACGAACACTACCCGGCCCTCGAGGTGCGAACAATCAAGGGTACCGGTAGTAGCAAGTCAGTGGCATCGAAAGCGATCGGAAACCCGGCCGGCGGTCTAAGCTTCGGGcaggtggccgccgccaccgccgccgccgctactgcCATCATAAATCACTCACCGGCAACAAACTCGGTTGTCGCGAGCACTACTGCCTCGGGCACCACTGCCAGCGCCTCCACGAAGAAGGGCAAAGCAAAGAAGGAACAGAAGGAAGCAAGCAACAATCTTGCCACCGAGCTCGACACCGTATCGGGGACGTGTGACGCAACGGCGAATAATAGCGTGCCCCACGTCCAGATGGACACGGAAACGATTCTTCCGTTCGATACGCGAAGTCCTATGAATGGTTCCGGTGTGTCTTCGATTCAGTTCATGCAAGCCCCGCACCAGTCGGGAacgggtgccgccgccaatgCAGCtgcggtcagcagcagcacctccacggcaccggcatcatccggcggcggtggtggcggtaggCGCcacaagaaggaaaaacaatcgaatactgctgctactgccgcctCCGCTGGTAAACTGGGTGCGGCCACCCCAGTGCCCCGTTCCGGCACTACAGCAACGTCTAGCAATGCGACCGCTCAGGAGAACCGCAACCGACCGCCGGTGATCATGATGAACGACAGTGAACCAAAGTCAAACAAGTTTCCGTTCGGATTTTCGAACGATTACGAGCTACTGTTCGGTGATTTCAGTGAAGAAGATTGTCGCAAACTGCTCGACGGTTCACCGCCGCCCACGACGGAATGCTTCGCGAGTGCGAGCGGTGCGACATCGTCGCAGAAATCCAAAGGTCCCAAGGTTGCAGGTCCGGCTAGCGGCATCTTTACTTCGACCATTgcgtccggcagcagcagcgaggtgGCGAATGCAACACACGAACTGACCAAAGTGGCCCCGCCACCGGTTGCAGTGGCGTCGTCGGTAGTGCCGACCGTCGACACTGACAACAACTGCACCAACCAACCCCCACCGGCTTCGTCGTCGGTATTTCCGGCGTCCTCAAGTTACCAGAAGCCTTCCGCGGCGGTTTcagtggccaccagcaccccGCAGGTGCCACATTATCCGCCGGAGGCAACCGAAACTCCACCGCCGCTCGCCGTAGATCCTgcgacggcggcagtggcggcagcCAGCCTATTCCatcagccaccgccggccgtccTGTTGCACTCGATGTACacgcaaccaccaccgtcactGCCGTCACTACCGCGGCACAATCAGTATGCGCTTCCTCCGCCGACCGTCATtgcggccacgacgacgacaccgatgccgaccggaagtggtgccGTGAAGGAACTGCACGGTGCAGCCGCAGCACCGGTAACATTaccgacaccaccgaccgttaccgttgttgctgttccaCCGGCTGGCCATCTCATCACTGTGCCCCCGCCGGCCctgccaccgatggcggccgTTCTGCTACCAACAACCCCAACCGCCACCGCGGTAGTCTTGCCGGTGGTGCCCGCAACCGTACCGACGGGTGCTGCGGTACCACTACCACTACCAGCCCCGATACCGGCCGCTATCGTAGCGGCCGATGTGGTCAACAATAACACCTTGGCGGGACCCGGGACTGCAACTCATccacatcagcagcagcatcagcaacttCTGATCAATAAGCACGTGATGACGATCCACAACAATGTCAACAATATTACGACAAACAGTGTAACACAAACGTACCAcgcagcccagcagcagcagcagcagcagcagcaacaagcggcagcagcagccgcggccaTTACTGGTCCCCCGGCAACTGCAGAAGCTTCAGCCCAGACGACTCCGTCACCGCCAGTGGCGTTCGAGGCCAAATCAACGATTTCCGTCTCGTCTACGCAGCCTCCGGCAGCGGCCTCGGTAGTGGTGCGACGCGAAAAGATGAAGGAAATCAATCTGCGCTTCATCGCGCCAGAGCAGGTGCACACCACCGAATACAATCACGATAAGATTGTGTTCTTTGTAGGAACAG CGTGGGAAGATGCAATTTGCGGCAACAACGGAACTGCCAAGTACTACGAAGGGCAGTAA